The sequence below is a genomic window from bacterium.
GTCGTGCCGGGCCCTTCGTGCTCCCTGATGCTCAAGCACGAGTACCCGAAATTGCTCGGCACCGCTGAGGCCCGGAAGGTCGCCGAGAACACCCAGGACCTGATGGAGTTCCTCTACCACCTCGCCCGGGCCAAGAAGCTGGAGCGTGATTTCTCCGTCCCCCTCGGCAAGGTCGCCTACCACGCACCTTGTCACCTCCGTGCCCAGAACATCGGATTCCGCTCTCGGGATCTCCTGAAACTGGCCTCCGAAGAAGTCGTCCTGATCGACGCCTGCTCTGGCGTGGATGGAACCTGGGGCATGCAGGCACGCTTCCACGACGAGTCCCTGAAGGTTGCTGAAAAGATGCTAGGCGGCATCGACGATGCCGAGGCCGACCACGTGGCCACCGATTGCCCGCTCTCCGCCCTGCGCATCGCGGAAGGCCTGGGGCGCAGCGCCGTGCACCCGATCGTGCTGCTGCGCCACGCCTACGGAATTTCCAGCGCGTGAAGCCCCTCACCCTCGCCGAATTGCCGTCTCCGGCCGACTTCGAGCGTCTCAGGCCTGCACTGCGCGAAGCGGTCCTCGCCCACAAGGCCGCCCGTCGACTGGCCTTGGGGGATCGCGTGATGCTGCTCTTCGAAGACCGCGAAACCGTGCGTTGGCAGGTCCTCGAAATGTGCCGGGTCGAAGGCCTGCGCTCTCCGGAGGCCATCCAGCACGAACTCGATACCTACAACGAGCTCGTCCCGGGCGAGGGCGAGCTCTCGGCGACCCTCTTCATCGAGATCACCGACGCCGACGAGATCCGTCCCGAGCTCGACCGGCTGGTGGGCCTCGACGAGGCCCTCAGCCTGCACATCGGAGCCCACGCCTTGATGGCCCGCTTCGACGAGAAGCAGATGGAGGAGGATCGTATCTCCGCGGTCCACTACGTGCAGGTTGCCGTCCCGCCGGAGGCCGCGGCAGAGCTGGCGAACCCGGAGGTCCCGGCCGCCTTCGTCGTCGATCATGCGAACTACCAGGCCCGGGCAGAACTCACGGGCGAAATCCGCCACCAGCTGATTCGCGATCTCTCCGGAGGTCGGACCGAGTTGGTTCCCGTCGGCGACTTCACCCGCGCCAGCAGCGACGACCCGGACGAAATCCTCGAAACCCGCGGTCCCGTCCGCCTGGTGCGCCCAGCTCGCCCCAGGGCGCCCGGCCATCTGATCGTCGAGCCCACACGGCCGGCTCCGCCCTTCCCCGACGCTCCTGACGAGTTGGTGGCGGCGCTGTTCTCGCTCGCCCAGGAAGCGGCGAGGCAGATCGAGGCGAAACACGGGGCTTGCCGCATCTCCGCCGACGCCACCGCGCCTCTTCGGCTCGATCTCTACGCCCCCAAACGAGAGGGCTGACTGCCGCTTCTCAAGGCTGCTGACGCGCGTCGCGGAGACATTGCTCCACCTCGCGGCGCACGCAGTCGAGTTGCTCGGCCCGCTGGAACTCGCTGCAGCGTTCGACGACCTCGGCATTGCAGCGCGCCCGGGTCGCCGCCGGGTTCGGGCCCTCAGGGGCTGCTTGCTCGTCGCTGCCAGAGCAAGCAAACCCGAGCAGAGCCACCAGCACGATCCCACTCTTCTTCATCTTCGTTCCTCTCCCGGTGGAAGCTCGGACTCGGACTATTGGATCGGCGTCCGTCCGGCGAAGCCATCTTCGTAGGTATGGAAATACCCCAGCCGTTCTTCCGGCCACTTCCAGCACAGGTATCCACTGCCGGTATCGAAATCCACCAGCCAGATGCCTTTGATGTCGAGACCGAGGGCCTCCATCTCGCGCATCCACCGCGAAATCTCGGCTTCGATATGCTGCTCGACGATCGCGCGCTCGGGCGATTCGGCCAGTAGCTCGTCGCGTTGGGCGACGAGCGTCTCGGTCTTCTCGACCGCTCGAGCCGTACGCTCCCGAACATCCGGGAACAGCGCCTCAGCGGAAGCCAACGTCCATTGCTTCGCCATGGCCCAGCTACTCGCTCTCGGTCGAGAGGCGGATCAGCGAACGCACGACGAGGCTGCGCTGGGCGCCGCCAACCAGCTCTTGCAGATCCGTATACAAACCCGGGTCGTTCACCAGCAGGCCCAGCGTTCCGTTCCCCGCGTCGATCTTCGCAAGGATCGCGTTCAGACTCTCCGTGGCTTTCAGCGCCTCCGTCAAGACATCCCCTTCGTCCGGCCCCCCGTAGATCAACTCATGCAGGGTACCTTCCCCGTTCCTGATCTGATCGAGAATATCCGCCACGCTGGCGAGAGAACGCTCCACACTCTCGACCCCGCCGCCTTCGTAGCTGTCATAGATCAGGCCGTGGAGGAGCCCGTCCCCCTCCTGGATCTCGGCAACGATCGAGGTCAAGGAACTGGTCGCGTCGGCCACCTTCTTCCCACCCATGGAGGTTCCGAACTCTTCGACGACGCGATTCACGTTCGCCGCCAGGGTGGCGATGTTGTCGATCGCCTCCGTGCCGCGTGTCACGGCCATTCCAAGATCGAGTGGGCTGACCGAGGCGAGCTCCTCACCGTCATCGAGCACCCGCCCGACGGGGGTACCCATCGAAACCTCGATGTACTTGTCCCCCAACAGACCGATCGTCGCGATACGCGCGACCGAATCGCTCCGGACCCGATTCTGTACCGCTTCGTCCACCTGCATGATCACGCGCACCGGCGGTAGATCCCCGGCCAGCGGCGCGAAGCTCACGAATTCCACTGAGCCGATATCCCGCCCCGCGAGCCGCACCGGAGCGCCGGACACCAGGCCCTGGACATCGTCGAAGTAGGTGACGAGCCGGTAGCGCGGGTTCAGGATCCCGCCCCTTGCCCCGAGGAAGAGCAGCGCCATCGCCCCTACGGCCAGGGCAGCCACGACGAAGAGTCCGACGACCAGGTTCAACCGACGACGATCAGACATGAGCTGACTCCATGATAGAGCGATCGAGATCAGACATGAGGCGGCTCCATGATGGGGAGATCGAGATCACGCATGAGACGAATCCTCCTCGGCCGGCTCTTCCATGCCCAGCGGCTGGGCCTCGTTGGCTCCTTCGAGGAAACGACGCATCTCCGGATGACGGCCATCCGCCAACTCGGCAGCGGCACCCTCCAGGACGATGCGTCCATCCCTCAGGAGGGCGATGCGATCGGAAATCGCGTGACAGAGTTCCATGTCGTGGGTGACGACAACGGATGTGACGCCGAGTTCCTTCTGGAGCTGTCGGATCAACCGGCCGATGCGCCTCGAGTTCGCCGGATCGAGCCCGGTCGTGGGCTCGTCGTAGAGCATCACGGCAGGTTCGAGCGCAATGGCCCTGGCCACTCCGACGCGCTTGCGCATGCCTCCGGAGAGCTCGGCGGGCACCAGCTCCTCGATCCCTGCGAGGCCGACGGAGGCGAGGCACACCCTCACCCTCTCTCGCACCCGCCCCTCAGGATCGTGGCGATGCTCCCGGATCGGGTACGCCACGTTCTCGTAGACGCTGAGGGAGTCGAAGAGGGCTGCGCCCTGGAACACCATTCCGAAACGTTTGCGCTCGGAGACCCAACCTCGCTCGGACAGGTGCGTGACATCCCGATCCTCGATCATGACTTGTCCAGCGTCGGCCTCGAGCAGGCCGATCATGTGCTTCAGACACACCGATTTCCCCGAGCCAGAGCCCCCGAGGATCGTGAACGTGTCCCCCTTGGCGACCGTCAGATCGACGCCGCGCAGCACGGGTTCTTCACGAAACGCCTTGCGAATCCCCTGGAGACGCAATACCGGTGTGCCAGCGCTCATGAGAGAGCACTCCCGAGCCACGCCAGGACCCGGTCGGTAGGTACCAGCATGAGCAACTTGGTCAGGAAGAAATCCGAGACGAGCACGGCAATCGATGCGGCCACGACCGATTGGGTCGTGGCTCGGCCCACCCCGGCCGTACCGCCATCTGCCCGAAGGCCCACGAAGCATGCCACGATGGCGATGGTCCAGCCGAAGACAAACGTCTTGACCACGCCTGAGATGAAGTCGCCGACGGTCACGGCCGTCGTCACGGTCTGTAGAAAGAAATCCGGTGCGATCCGGTACTGAAGATCCGCCACCAGGAGCCCGCCGAAGATGCCGAGTACGATGGCGAAAAGGGTCAGGAGCGGAAGACCCACGGTCGTCGCGATCACCCTCGGCAACACCAGCTTCTCGACCGGATCCGCTCCCATCGCGCGGATCGCATCGACCTGCTCGGTCACCTTCATCGAGCCGAGCTCCGAGGTGATGCCCGCGCCGACCCGCCCGGCCACCATCAGCGCCGCCAGCACCGGTCCGAGCTCGCGCACGATCGCCAGCCCGAGAATGCTGCCGACGTAGGGCTTGGCGCCGAACCGGGAGAGCGCGAAGGCCGTCTGCAGGGCCAGCACCATGCCCGTGAAGAGCGCGGTGATGGCCACGATCGGCGTGGAGCGAACCGCGATCATCTCGAATTGCAGCAGCGTCTCGCGCAACGGAAAGCCCCGCCGTTGGAACGTCCGAATGGAAGCCGCCACGAGCAGGCCGAACTCGCCGAGGATGCCGACGTTCGTCAGCACACGATCGCCCAGGCGGGTGATGGGGCTCGGAAGGGCTGCCGGCTGGCTCATTGCGGATCGCCCGAAGCAGGTTCCGTTGCGATCTCAGGATCCGCACCGGCTGCAACCTGCGGGGCGCGGACCGAGCCCCACCAGCCATCGAAGGTTTCGGCCACATCCGCGCCGGGCGCGGAAATCAGCACCCAGTCGTCGGTGCAGCCCCCGACCACCCGCGTCACCACGTGGACTTCCCGCTCGCGGCCGTCGACGAACACCCGGGCCTTCGCGCGCCACACATCGGCAGCCTCAGCATCGACCGGCCCCTGACTCTCGAGCACGACGTCTTCCAGCCCACGCAACAACGCCCGGGATTCGTTGCGAGCAGGAGCTGGATGCTCTCGACAGGTCCGCAGCCAGCTGAGCGTGGACCCGGCCGGGTCGCGAAGCGTGAGCGTGCTGCCCTCGACGTGTTCCAGCTTCCATGGCCCCCCGGGCGGGCTGGCGATCGAGAGGCCGCGCTCCACGAAGGAATAGCGGCCCTCGTCGAGAACCCAGCCGCCGGCGCAGCCCAACATGAACCCTACGGTCAACCCCACGCTCAAACCCACGGCGAGCGATCGCCCGCTGGTCCGGGCGATCGCCGTCCCGGATCGAGCCGGTCGTCGCCAGGAGTCGCCCGCGAACATCGAACCGAGCCTACCTTTCGGCAGCTTCGCACGCCGCACCCCGGGGCCGCTTGACGGCGCGAGGCTCGGCCGGGACGATTGCCGCGTGGCCAACCTCGAAGCACCGGCGCTGGTTCTCGCC
It includes:
- a CDS encoding DUF3501 family protein; translation: MKPLTLAELPSPADFERLRPALREAVLAHKAARRLALGDRVMLLFEDRETVRWQVLEMCRVEGLRSPEAIQHELDTYNELVPGEGELSATLFIEITDADEIRPELDRLVGLDEALSLHIGAHALMARFDEKQMEEDRISAVHYVQVAVPPEAAAELANPEVPAAFVVDHANYQARAELTGEIRHQLIRDLSGGRTELVPVGDFTRASSDDPDEILETRGPVRLVRPARPRAPGHLIVEPTRPAPPFPDAPDELVAALFSLAQEAARQIEAKHGACRISADATAPLRLDLYAPKREG
- a CDS encoding DUF2203 family protein produces the protein MAKQWTLASAEALFPDVRERTARAVEKTETLVAQRDELLAESPERAIVEQHIEAEISRWMREMEALGLDIKGIWLVDFDTGSGYLCWKWPEERLGYFHTYEDGFAGRTPIQ
- a CDS encoding MCE family protein, with the protein product MSDRRRLNLVVGLFVVAALAVGAMALLFLGARGGILNPRYRLVTYFDDVQGLVSGAPVRLAGRDIGSVEFVSFAPLAGDLPPVRVIMQVDEAVQNRVRSDSVARIATIGLLGDKYIEVSMGTPVGRVLDDGEELASVSPLDLGMAVTRGTEAIDNIATLAANVNRVVEEFGTSMGGKKVADATSSLTSIVAEIQEGDGLLHGLIYDSYEGGGVESVERSLASVADILDQIRNGEGTLHELIYGGPDEGDVLTEALKATESLNAILAKIDAGNGTLGLLVNDPGLYTDLQELVGGAQRSLVVRSLIRLSTESE
- a CDS encoding ATP-binding cassette domain-containing protein → MSAGTPVLRLQGIRKAFREEPVLRGVDLTVAKGDTFTILGGSGSGKSVCLKHMIGLLEADAGQVMIEDRDVTHLSERGWVSERKRFGMVFQGAALFDSLSVYENVAYPIREHRHDPEGRVRERVRVCLASVGLAGIEELVPAELSGGMRKRVGVARAIALEPAVMLYDEPTTGLDPANSRRIGRLIRQLQKELGVTSVVVTHDMELCHAISDRIALLRDGRIVLEGAAAELADGRHPEMRRFLEGANEAQPLGMEEPAEEDSSHA
- a CDS encoding ABC transporter permease, with the protein product MSQPAALPSPITRLGDRVLTNVGILGEFGLLVAASIRTFQRRGFPLRETLLQFEMIAVRSTPIVAITALFTGMVLALQTAFALSRFGAKPYVGSILGLAIVRELGPVLAALMVAGRVGAGITSELGSMKVTEQVDAIRAMGADPVEKLVLPRVIATTVGLPLLTLFAIVLGIFGGLLVADLQYRIAPDFFLQTVTTAVTVGDFISGVVKTFVFGWTIAIVACFVGLRADGGTAGVGRATTQSVVAASIAVLVSDFFLTKLLMLVPTDRVLAWLGSALS